In Ipomoea triloba cultivar NCNSP0323 chromosome 7, ASM357664v1, a single genomic region encodes these proteins:
- the LOC116024243 gene encoding nudix hydrolase 1-like — MSSDKVPQVAVAVFILKGEKVLVGKRLAGAGTSCFSVPSGHLEFGEVFEECAAREVMEEAGLELKNIETLKVINHVFHNEAKPSHYVVLLIRAELSDPDQIPENVEPDRCEGWNWYEWNDMPKPLTPPLQLILKSGFNPFSANVQN, encoded by the exons ATGAGCAGTGATAAGGTTCCTCAAGTAGCAGTCGCGGTTTTCATACTGAAAGGCGAGAAGGTGTTGGTCGGAAAGCGCCTCGCTGGCGCTGGCACTTCTTGTTTCTCTGTTCCTAGCGGTCACCTAGAATTTG GGGAGGTTTTTGAAGAGTGTGCAGCAAGAGAAGTAATGGAAGAAGCAGGGTTAGAGCTGAAGAACATAGAGACTCTGAAGGTCATAAACCATGTGTTTCACAACGAAGCTAAACCATCCCACTACGTAGTACTGTTGATCCGAGCAGAACTGAGCGATCCTGATCAGATTCCAGAAAACGTTGAACCAGACAGGTGTGAGGGATGGAATTGGTATGAATGGAATGATATGCCAAAGCCTCTTACTCCTCCACTTCAACTCATTCTCAAATCTGGGTTCAATCCCTTCTCTGCCAACGTCCAGAATTAA
- the LOC116024242 gene encoding nudix hydrolase 1-like, which yields MSSDKVPQVAVAVFILKGEKVLVGKRLAGAGTSCFSVPSGHLEFGEVFEECAAREVMEEAGLELKNIQTLKVINHVFHNEAKPSHYVVLLIRAELSDPDQIPENVEPDRCEGWNWYEWNDMPQPLTPPLEIILKSGFNPFSANVQN from the exons ATGAGCAGTGATAAGGTTCCTCAAGTAGCAGTGGCGGTTTTCATACTGAAAGGCGAGAAGGTGTTGGTCGGAAAGCGCCTCGCCGGGGCTGGCACTTCTTGTTTCTCCGTTCCCAGTGGTCATCTTGAATTTG GGGAGGTTTTTGAAGAGTGTGCTGCAAGGGAGGTAATGGAAGAAGCAGGGTTAGAGCTGAAGAACATACAGACTCTGAAGGTCATAAACCATGTGTTTCACAACGAAGCTAAACCATCCCACTACGTAGTACTCTTGATCCGAGCAGAACTGAGCGATCCTGATCAGATTCCAGAAAATGTTGAACCAGACAGGTGTGAGGGATGGAATTGGTATGAATGGAATGATATGCCACAGCCTCTTACTCCTCCACTTGAAATCATTCTCAAATCTGGGTTCAATCCCTTTTCTGCCAACGTGCAGAATTAA
- the LOC116024241 gene encoding nudix hydrolase 1-like: MSSDKVPKVAVAVFILKGEKVLVGKRLAGAGTSCFSVPSGHLEFGEVFEECAAREVMEEAGLELKNIQTLKVINHVFHNEAKPSHYVVLLIRAELSDPDQIPENVEPDRCEGWDWYEWNHMPKPLTPPLEIILNSGFNPLTSTINF; encoded by the exons ATGAGCAGTGATAAGGTTCCCAAAGTAGCAGTGGCAGTTTTCATACTGAAAGGGGAGAAGGTGTTGGTGGGAAAGCGCCTCGCCGGTGCTGGCACTTCTTGTTTCTCCGTCCCAAGCGGTCACCTTGAATTTG GGGAGGTTTTTGAAGAGTGTGCAGCAAGAGAAGTAATGGAAGAAGCAGGGTTAGAGCTGAAGAACATACAGACTCTGAAGGTCATAAACCATGTGTTTCACAACGAAGCTAAACCATCCCACTACGTAGTACTGTTGATCCGAGCAGAACTGAGCGATCCAGATCAAATCCCAGAAAACGTAGAACCAGACAGGTGCGAGGGTTGGGATTGGTATGAGTGGAACCATATGCCAAAGCCTCTTACTCCTCCACTTGAAATCATTCTCAATTCTGGCTTCAATCCCTTGACGTccacaattaatttttaa